Proteins encoded in a region of the Geobacillus genomosp. 3 genome:
- the veg gene encoding biofilm formation stimulator Veg — translation MPKTLSDIKKTLDSNIGRRLTLRANGGRRKMIERCGILAETYPSVFVIELDQKENSFERVSFSYADVLTETVKLTFWDDEQAGGQ, via the coding sequence ATGCCAAAAACTTTATCCGATATTAAAAAAACGCTGGACTCTAATATCGGGAGACGTTTAACGCTGCGGGCCAACGGCGGACGCAGAAAAATGATTGAGCGTTGTGGCATTTTGGCGGAGACTTACCCATCGGTATTTGTCATTGAACTGGATCAAAAAGAGAACTCGTTTGAACGCGTATCATTCAGTTATGCCGACGTGTTGACCGAAACCGTAAAGCTGACGTTTTGGGACGATGAGCAAGCAGGGGGGCAGTAG
- a CDS encoding small, acid-soluble spore protein, alpha/beta type produces the protein MGRRRGVMSQRLKEELAKELGFYDVVQREGWGAIRAKDAGNMVRLAIERAERQLAGKTE, from the coding sequence TTGGGTCGACGCCGCGGAGTTATGTCGCAACGCTTGAAAGAAGAGCTGGCAAAAGAGCTAGGCTTTTACGATGTCGTGCAGCGTGAAGGATGGGGAGCCATCCGCGCAAAAGATGCAGGAAACATGGTAAGATTGGCGATTGAACGGGCAGAACGGCAGCTGGCCGGGAAAACGGAATAG
- the ispE gene encoding 4-(cytidine 5'-diphospho)-2-C-methyl-D-erythritol kinase, translated as MRLSVKAPAKINLSLDVLYKRPDGYHEVKMVMTTIDLADRIELVPLPGEDAIRIVSQNRFVPDDCRNLAYQAAKLLKETFSIREGVAISITKHIPVAAGLAGGSSDAAATLRGLNKLWQLGLSVHELARLGAQIGSDVAFCVYGGTAVATGRGEIITPISPPPPCWVVLAKPPIGVSTAEVYRNLQLEHVNHPDVEAMIEAIERHDYAAICRSVGNVLEEVTLKKYPEVAHIKEQMRRFGADAVLMSGSGPTVFGLIEHDSRMQRVYNGLRGFCDQVFAVRLLGERHSLD; from the coding sequence GTGAGGTTATCGGTAAAAGCGCCAGCAAAAATTAACCTGTCTCTCGATGTTCTTTATAAGCGTCCTGATGGCTACCATGAAGTGAAGATGGTGATGACGACGATTGATTTGGCTGACCGCATTGAGCTCGTTCCTTTGCCTGGAGAGGATGCGATCCGCATTGTGTCGCAAAACCGGTTCGTCCCGGATGATTGCCGCAACTTGGCGTATCAGGCGGCGAAACTGCTGAAAGAGACGTTTTCGATTCGCGAAGGGGTGGCGATTTCGATTACGAAGCATATTCCGGTGGCCGCCGGCCTGGCGGGAGGGAGCAGCGATGCGGCGGCGACGCTGCGCGGGCTCAATAAGCTTTGGCAACTTGGATTAAGCGTCCATGAACTCGCCCGGCTCGGCGCGCAAATCGGCTCGGATGTCGCCTTTTGCGTTTACGGCGGAACAGCCGTGGCGACCGGGCGCGGCGAGATCATCACCCCGATCTCGCCGCCGCCGCCGTGCTGGGTCGTATTAGCCAAGCCTCCCATTGGTGTATCGACGGCGGAAGTGTACCGGAACTTACAGCTTGAGCATGTCAACCATCCGGATGTCGAGGCGATGATCGAGGCGATCGAGCGGCATGATTATGCGGCGATTTGCCGGTCGGTCGGCAATGTTCTTGAGGAAGTGACGCTGAAAAAATATCCGGAAGTCGCACATATTAAAGAACAAATGCGGCGGTTTGGAGCCGATGCAGTATTGATGAGCGGCAGCGGGCCGACCGTGTTTGGGCTGATCGAGCACGATTCAAGAATGCAGCGCGTATACAACGGACTGCGCGGCTTTTGCGATCAAGTGTTTGCTGTAAGGCTGTTAGGGGAGCGCCATTCCCTTGATTAA
- the purR gene encoding pur operon repressor, with product MKLRRSGRLVDMTHYLLERPHQLIPLTFFAERYESAKSSISEDLTIIKQTLEQQGIGTVRTLPGAAGGVQYIPKMAAEEAEEVVAYLCEQLSRPDRLLPGGYLYMTDILGDPRIMNKIGRLYASIFADRPVDVVMTIATNGIPLAYAIANFLYVPVVIVRHDNKVTEGPMVSINYVSGSSRRIQTMVLSKRSLAEGANVLIVDDFMKAGGTINGMVSLLQEFNGHVSGIGVLVESEEAKERLVDEYISLVKLSAVDTKEKRIAVKEGNYKTFF from the coding sequence ATGAAGCTAAGGCGAAGCGGCCGTTTAGTCGATATGACGCATTATCTTCTTGAACGGCCACACCAGCTCATTCCGCTTACTTTTTTTGCGGAGCGGTACGAATCGGCCAAATCGTCGATCAGCGAAGATTTAACGATCATTAAGCAAACGCTCGAGCAGCAAGGCATCGGAACGGTTCGGACGCTACCTGGCGCGGCCGGCGGCGTGCAATACATTCCGAAAATGGCCGCCGAAGAAGCGGAGGAAGTTGTCGCCTATTTGTGTGAGCAGTTATCACGCCCGGACCGGCTTCTTCCCGGCGGATATTTATATATGACGGACATTCTTGGCGACCCCCGTATTATGAATAAAATTGGCCGCCTTTATGCGTCCATTTTCGCCGACCGTCCGGTGGATGTCGTGATGACGATCGCCACCAATGGGATTCCGCTTGCATATGCCATCGCCAACTTTTTGTACGTGCCGGTTGTGATCGTTCGCCATGACAATAAAGTGACGGAAGGACCGATGGTGAGCATCAACTACGTGTCCGGCTCGTCCAGGCGCATTCAAACGATGGTTTTGTCAAAACGCAGCTTGGCTGAGGGGGCGAACGTGCTCATCGTCGACGACTTCATGAAAGCAGGCGGTACGATCAACGGCATGGTCAGCTTGCTGCAAGAGTTTAACGGCCATGTATCCGGCATCGGCGTGCTCGTCGAGTCTGAGGAGGCAAAAGAGCGGTTAGTTGACGAGTACATTTCGCTCGTAAAGCTGTCGGCTGTTGACACGAAAGAAAAACGAATCGCGGTCAAGGAAGGCAACTACAAAACGTTTTTTTAG
- the ridA gene encoding 2-iminobutanoate/2-iminopropanoate deaminase yields the protein MRKVETKNAPQAIGPYSQGIIVNNMFYSSGQIPLTPEGEMVKGDIQAQTHQVFQNLKAVLEAAGASLDTVVKTTVFIKNMDDFAAMNEVYGQYFTNHKPARSCVEVARLPKDALVEIEVIALVQ from the coding sequence ATGAGAAAAGTGGAAACGAAAAATGCGCCTCAGGCAATTGGTCCGTATTCACAAGGGATCATTGTCAACAACATGTTTTACAGCTCGGGGCAAATTCCGCTCACTCCGGAAGGGGAAATGGTAAAAGGCGACATCCAAGCACAGACGCATCAAGTGTTCCAAAATTTAAAAGCGGTATTGGAAGCAGCTGGCGCTTCGCTCGACACGGTTGTAAAAACAACAGTGTTTATAAAAAATATGGACGATTTTGCAGCCATGAATGAAGTATACGGCCAATATTTCACGAACCATAAACCGGCACGCTCATGTGTGGAAGTGGCTCGGCTGCCAAAAGACGCCCTTGTCGAAATTGAAGTTATCGCTCTTGTGCAATAA
- the spoVG gene encoding septation regulator SpoVG encodes MEVTDVRLRRVNTEGRMKAIASITLDNEFVVHDIRVIDGNNGLFVAMPSKRTPDGEFRDIAHPINSATRGKIQEAILAEYHRLGKLEEELEEAGAS; translated from the coding sequence ATGGAAGTGACAGACGTAAGATTACGCCGCGTCAATACCGAAGGACGGATGAAAGCGATCGCCTCCATCACATTGGACAACGAGTTCGTCGTCCATGACATCCGCGTCATTGACGGGAACAACGGGCTGTTTGTTGCGATGCCGAGCAAGCGTACACCAGACGGAGAGTTCCGCGATATCGCGCATCCGATCAATTCCGCTACGCGCGGAAAAATCCAGGAGGCGATCTTAGCTGAGTACCACCGCCTCGGGAAGTTGGAAGAAGAACTTGAAGAAGCTGGCGCTTCGTAA
- the glmU gene encoding bifunctional UDP-N-acetylglucosamine diphosphorylase/glucosamine-1-phosphate N-acetyltransferase GlmU, translating into MVKRYAVILAAGQGTRMKSKLYKVLHPVCGKPMVQHVVDQVSKLGVEKTIAVVGFGAEQVKEQLGVQCEYALQEEQLGTAHAVMQAAPYLQGLEGVTVVVCGDTPLITAETMEALLEQHMAAKAKATVLTAMADDPAGYGRIVRNNAGHVEKIVEHKDANEQERSICEINTGTYCFDNQTLFQALTKVTNHNAQGEYYLTDVIEIIKADGGIVSAYQAPSFDETIGVNDRIALAEAERIMRDRICRQHMKNGVTIIDPACTYISAEVTIGRDTVIYPGTVIEGETVIGEDCSIGPHSEIKNCCIGHRTSIRHSVAHDSEIGNDVTIGPFAHIRPLSKIDDEVRIGNFVEVKKSTFGKGSKASHLSYIGDAEVGADVNLGCGSITVNYDGVHKYRTKIEDGAFVGCNVNLIAPVTIGQGAYVAAGSTITDDVPGRALAIARARQINKENYVDRLPGKKKS; encoded by the coding sequence ATGGTGAAGCGATATGCAGTCATTTTGGCGGCCGGACAAGGAACGAGGATGAAATCCAAGCTGTATAAGGTGCTCCATCCCGTTTGCGGCAAGCCAATGGTTCAGCACGTAGTGGATCAAGTGTCCAAGCTTGGGGTGGAAAAAACGATTGCAGTAGTGGGATTTGGGGCGGAGCAAGTGAAAGAACAGCTCGGCGTCCAGTGTGAGTACGCACTGCAAGAAGAGCAGCTTGGGACGGCGCACGCGGTCATGCAGGCCGCTCCGTACTTGCAAGGACTTGAAGGAGTTACGGTCGTCGTCTGCGGTGATACACCGCTTATTACTGCCGAAACGATGGAGGCGCTGCTTGAACAGCATATGGCCGCCAAGGCGAAGGCGACCGTATTGACGGCTATGGCCGACGATCCGGCCGGATATGGGCGCATTGTCCGCAACAATGCCGGCCATGTCGAAAAAATTGTTGAACATAAAGATGCGAATGAGCAGGAACGGAGCATTTGTGAGATCAACACGGGAACGTATTGCTTCGACAACCAAACATTGTTTCAAGCGCTTACAAAAGTAACAAACCATAACGCCCAAGGCGAATATTATTTAACCGATGTGATTGAAATTATAAAAGCAGATGGTGGCATTGTATCCGCTTATCAGGCGCCGTCGTTCGACGAAACGATCGGTGTCAATGACCGCATCGCCCTCGCCGAGGCAGAACGAATTATGCGCGATCGCATTTGCCGCCAGCATATGAAAAACGGAGTGACGATCATTGATCCGGCTTGTACCTATATTTCCGCCGAGGTGACAATCGGGCGTGACACGGTCATTTATCCCGGCACGGTTATTGAAGGCGAGACGGTGATTGGCGAAGATTGCTCGATTGGCCCCCATTCGGAAATTAAAAACTGCTGTATCGGCCATCGCACGTCCATCCGCCACTCGGTCGCCCATGACAGCGAAATCGGCAACGATGTGACGATCGGCCCGTTCGCTCATATTCGCCCGTTGTCAAAAATTGACGATGAAGTGCGAATCGGCAACTTTGTCGAGGTGAAAAAATCGACATTTGGCAAAGGAAGCAAAGCCTCGCATTTAAGCTATATCGGTGATGCGGAAGTCGGTGCTGATGTCAACCTCGGATGCGGGTCGATTACGGTCAACTATGACGGTGTACACAAATATAGAACAAAAATTGAAGACGGTGCGTTTGTCGGTTGCAACGTCAACTTAATCGCGCCGGTTACGATCGGCCAAGGCGCCTACGTCGCCGCCGGATCGACAATCACTGACGATGTCCCCGGCCGCGCGCTCGCTATTGCCCGCGCTCGGCAAATTAATAAGGAAAACTATGTGGATCGCCTGCCAGGCAAGAAAAAATCTTAA
- a CDS encoding ribose-phosphate diphosphokinase → MSECQHQLKLFALNSNMRLAKEIAEVMGIELGKCSVSRFSDGEIQINIEESIRGDDVFVIQSTSVPVNEHLMELLIMIDALKRASARTINIVMPYYGYARQDRKARSREPITAKLVANLLETAGASRVITLDLHAPQIQGFFDIPIDHLMGVPILADYFKSKQLDDVVIVSPDHGGVTRARKLADRLKAPLAIIDKRRPRPNAVEVMNIIGQVNGKTAILIDDIIDTAGTITLGANALVEHGAKEVYACCTHPVLSGPAIERIQNSKITELVVTNSIALPEEKKIDKIVELSVAPLIAEAVTRVYEMKSVSVLFD, encoded by the coding sequence ATGTCTGAATGCCAGCACCAATTAAAGTTGTTCGCCCTTAACTCGAACATGAGGCTAGCGAAAGAAATTGCGGAAGTCATGGGGATTGAGCTTGGCAAATGTTCTGTGTCCCGTTTTAGTGATGGGGAAATTCAGATTAACATCGAGGAAAGCATCCGCGGCGATGATGTGTTTGTCATCCAATCGACGAGCGTCCCGGTCAATGAGCACTTAATGGAACTGCTCATTATGATCGATGCATTAAAACGTGCTTCGGCGCGTACGATCAATATCGTGATGCCATACTATGGCTATGCGCGCCAAGATCGGAAAGCGCGTTCGCGCGAGCCGATTACAGCGAAGCTCGTCGCCAACTTGCTCGAAACGGCCGGAGCATCGCGCGTCATTACGCTTGATCTGCATGCTCCGCAAATCCAAGGATTTTTCGATATCCCGATCGATCATCTAATGGGTGTTCCTATTTTAGCGGATTACTTTAAAAGCAAACAGTTGGATGATGTCGTCATTGTTTCCCCGGATCATGGCGGCGTGACAAGGGCGCGCAAGTTGGCGGACCGTCTGAAAGCACCGCTCGCCATTATCGACAAACGCCGGCCGCGGCCGAACGCTGTGGAAGTGATGAACATCATTGGGCAAGTGAATGGGAAAACGGCCATTTTGATTGATGACATCATCGATACAGCCGGCACGATTACGCTCGGGGCGAACGCCCTTGTCGAACACGGGGCAAAAGAAGTGTACGCATGCTGTACCCACCCGGTGCTGTCCGGTCCGGCGATTGAGCGCATTCAAAATTCGAAAATTACAGAGCTTGTCGTCACCAATTCGATTGCCTTGCCAGAAGAGAAGAAAATTGATAAAATTGTAGAGCTGTCGGTGGCGCCGCTTATTGCCGAAGCGGTTACGCGCGTGTATGAAATGAAATCTGTCAGCGTCCTGTTCGACTAA
- a CDS encoding 50S ribosomal protein L25/general stress protein Ctc — translation MAIVLEAKERTDKKRSTLQRIRSQGGIPAVLYGKKVDNKMIFVSAADLEKALREGGRHSLMTLNVDGGDYSVLLREMQRDPLRGELLHADFQAVDMSTEVDVDVEVRLVGEAPGVKDGGVLQQNLHQLSIRVLPANIPPAIEVDISSLQVGDTVTVDDVQTGGTFEINHEPSEVIATILPPKQEEEIHSGEQQEAGQPDAEEGRETTPEE, via the coding sequence ATGGCGATTGTGTTGGAAGCGAAAGAACGCACAGACAAAAAACGTTCAACATTGCAGCGTATTCGTTCGCAAGGGGGCATTCCGGCAGTATTGTACGGCAAAAAGGTCGATAATAAAATGATTTTCGTCAGCGCCGCTGATCTTGAGAAAGCGCTCCGCGAGGGCGGGCGCCACAGCTTGATGACGCTGAACGTCGACGGTGGCGATTACTCAGTGCTATTGCGTGAAATGCAGCGCGATCCGTTGCGCGGCGAGCTTCTTCACGCCGATTTTCAGGCGGTCGATATGTCGACGGAAGTCGATGTCGATGTCGAAGTCCGGCTAGTGGGCGAAGCGCCTGGAGTGAAAGATGGCGGCGTCCTGCAGCAAAACTTGCACCAGTTATCGATCCGCGTTTTGCCGGCAAACATTCCGCCAGCGATTGAAGTGGACATCTCCAGTTTGCAAGTCGGCGATACGGTCACGGTCGACGACGTACAAACAGGCGGAACATTTGAAATCAATCACGAACCTTCCGAAGTGATTGCGACGATTCTGCCGCCGAAGCAAGAAGAGGAAATCCATAGCGGCGAGCAGCAAGAGGCGGGACAGCCCGACGCTGAGGAAGGAAGAGAAACGACACCAGAAGAGTGA
- the pth gene encoding aminoacyl-tRNA hydrolase, whose translation MKLFVGLGNPGKEYEQTRHNIGFFVIDELAKRWNVSLRTAKFRGLFGTASVFGEKVALCKPLTYMNLSGECVRPLIDFYGIAIDDIMIIYDDLDLLPGKIRLRLKGSSGGHNGVKSIIHHLGTEQFKRIRIGIGRPTNGQPVADYVLSRFTEEEKPAVAKAVLRAADACEQAVTTPFVQVMNNFNE comes from the coding sequence TTGAAGTTGTTTGTCGGGCTCGGAAACCCGGGCAAGGAGTATGAGCAAACGCGGCATAACATCGGCTTTTTTGTCATTGATGAGTTGGCCAAACGTTGGAACGTTTCGTTGAGAACCGCTAAATTCCGTGGCTTGTTCGGAACGGCATCCGTTTTTGGCGAAAAAGTGGCATTATGCAAACCGCTGACATATATGAATTTATCAGGGGAATGTGTTCGCCCGCTCATTGATTTCTATGGCATTGCCATCGACGATATTATGATTATTTACGATGATCTCGATCTTCTGCCGGGGAAAATCCGTCTTCGCCTGAAAGGAAGCTCCGGCGGCCATAATGGCGTCAAGTCGATCATTCACCATCTTGGCACCGAACAGTTTAAACGCATTCGCATCGGCATCGGTCGGCCAACGAACGGCCAGCCGGTTGCCGATTACGTGCTTAGCCGTTTTACGGAAGAGGAGAAGCCGGCGGTGGCCAAAGCGGTTTTGCGGGCTGCCGATGCGTGCGAGCAGGCGGTAACGACACCGTTTGTCCAAGTGATGAATAACTTTAACGAGTGA
- a CDS encoding anti-sigma-F factor Fin family protein: MALHYYCRHCGAKVGTIDRVSIYSEKLGFHHLTEEERLDMISYESNGDIHVKTICEDCQEALTRNPEWHQYEKFIH, translated from the coding sequence ATGGCGTTACATTATTATTGTCGTCATTGCGGCGCAAAAGTAGGTACGATTGACCGCGTATCGATATATAGCGAAAAACTAGGATTCCACCATTTGACTGAAGAGGAACGACTTGACATGATTTCGTACGAATCGAACGGCGACATTCATGTGAAAACGATTTGCGAAGACTGCCAAGAGGCGTTGACGCGAAACCCGGAATGGCATCAATACGAAAAGTTTATTCATTAG
- the mfd gene encoding transcription-repair coupling factor: MLSLHRYLAENEDVRTIIEGIHVRLKEQLVAGLSGSARSVFVSTLYKETGRPMVVVTHNLFQAQKIYDDLVSLLGPDDVFLYSVNEVIAAEMAVASPELKAQRLDVMNHWAQGGKGVIVCPVAGLRRLLPPLSLWKHYLFTFSVGQELDLERYKQLFVEMGYKRVATVSAPGEFSIRGGIIDIYPLTAELPYRIELFDTEIESIRTFTPDDQRSREQMERVMIGPADEIILNGEARRRGIERIEAGLAASLEKMKDDAAKQRMYEHIHAELEQLREGQEIEQQYKYMSLFYEKSASLLDYMPEDGVLLMDEMSRLQETAERLDREEAEWYTSLLDGGKIIHDVRISHSFSELLQKHRFQRVYLSLFLRHAPHTHPQNVVNITCKQMQNFHGQMALLQSEIERWKKANYAVVFLAPDAERVKRLQSLLEDYEIDAMPLPPEAGLLYGKCQLLQGDLNTGFELPLQKLAVITEEELFKKRTKRPVRRQKLSNAERIKSYAELQVGDYVVHVNHGIGKYLGIETLEINGVHKDYIHIQYQGGDTLYVPVEQMDQVQKYVGSEGKEPKIYKLGGTEWKKVKKKVESSVQDIAEDLIKLYAEREASKGYAFSPDTEMQREFEAAFPYQETEDQLRSIQEIKRDMESEKPMDRLLCGDVGYGKTEVALRAAFKAIMDGKQVAFLVPTTILAQQHYETVRERFQGFPINVGLLNRFRTKKQQAETIKGLKDGTIDMVIGTHRLLSKDVKFKDLGLLIIDEEQRFGVAHKEKIKQLRANIDVLTLTATPIPRTLHMSMIGVRDLSIIETPPENRFPVQTYVMEYTTELIKEAIERELARDGQVFFLYNHIEDIDLKAEEIAQLVPEARVTFAHGRMSEAELESTILAFLEGQYDVLVTTTIIETGVDIPNVNTLIVYDADRMGLSQLYQLRGRVGRSNRVAYAYFTYRKDKVLNETAEKRLQAIKEFTELGSGFKIAMRDLSIRGAGNLLGAEQHGFIDSVGFDLYSQMLKEAIEKRRGLKREDERPEVTIDVEVDAYIPDAYISDGLQKIEMYKRFQAVETLEDVEALREEMADRFGDYPDEVAYLFQIAEIKALAKQLGVESIKQHKQQIDMLFAEEASKTVEIQRLSGIGRQHGRLFGFGMDGAKLKIVLYIKQMKPHEWLMILYETLKQLSGMKNEKSVIA, from the coding sequence GTGCTTTCGCTGCATCGCTATTTAGCTGAAAACGAAGATGTTCGCACGATCATTGAGGGAATCCATGTCCGCCTGAAAGAACAGCTTGTCGCCGGGCTGTCAGGGTCGGCCCGATCCGTTTTTGTTTCCACGCTTTATAAGGAGACGGGCCGCCCGATGGTAGTTGTCACCCATAACTTGTTTCAGGCGCAAAAAATATACGATGACCTCGTTTCATTGCTTGGGCCGGATGACGTGTTTCTTTATTCGGTCAACGAGGTCATCGCCGCCGAAATGGCGGTTGCCAGCCCGGAGTTAAAGGCGCAACGTCTCGACGTTATGAACCATTGGGCACAAGGTGGAAAAGGGGTCATCGTCTGTCCGGTCGCCGGCTTGCGGCGCTTGCTGCCGCCACTGTCGCTTTGGAAACATTACTTGTTCACCTTCTCGGTTGGACAAGAGCTTGATTTGGAACGTTACAAGCAGCTGTTTGTTGAAATGGGATACAAGCGGGTGGCCACCGTTTCCGCTCCCGGGGAATTCAGCATCCGCGGCGGCATCATTGATATTTATCCGCTAACGGCTGAGCTGCCGTATCGCATTGAATTGTTTGATACGGAAATCGAGTCCATTCGGACGTTTACCCCTGACGACCAACGTTCACGCGAGCAGATGGAACGCGTGATGATCGGGCCTGCCGATGAGATCATTCTGAATGGAGAGGCGCGGCGACGTGGGATTGAACGAATCGAAGCCGGGCTTGCGGCCAGTCTTGAAAAAATGAAAGATGACGCCGCCAAGCAGCGGATGTACGAGCATATCCACGCTGAATTAGAACAGTTGCGCGAAGGGCAGGAAATCGAGCAACAATATAAATATATGTCTCTTTTTTATGAAAAATCTGCAAGTTTACTAGATTACATGCCGGAAGATGGCGTGCTGCTCATGGACGAAATGAGCCGGTTGCAGGAGACGGCAGAGCGGCTCGACCGCGAAGAGGCGGAATGGTATACAAGCTTGCTTGACGGCGGAAAAATTATTCATGACGTACGAATTTCGCACTCATTTTCTGAATTGTTACAAAAACATCGGTTTCAACGGGTGTACTTGTCCTTGTTTTTGCGTCATGCACCGCATACCCACCCGCAAAATGTCGTCAATATTACATGCAAGCAAATGCAAAACTTCCATGGACAAATGGCGCTTCTCCAATCCGAGATCGAGCGATGGAAGAAGGCGAACTACGCGGTCGTTTTTTTGGCACCAGATGCCGAGCGGGTGAAAAGGCTGCAGTCGCTGCTTGAAGATTACGAGATCGATGCGATGCCGCTTCCACCTGAGGCGGGGCTGCTTTACGGCAAATGCCAGCTCCTTCAAGGTGATTTAAACACGGGGTTTGAGCTGCCGCTGCAAAAACTGGCGGTCATCACCGAGGAAGAACTGTTCAAAAAGCGGACTAAGCGTCCAGTACGCCGGCAAAAGCTTTCGAACGCCGAGCGGATCAAAAGCTATGCCGAGCTGCAAGTCGGTGATTATGTCGTTCATGTCAACCATGGCATCGGAAAATATTTAGGTATCGAGACGTTAGAAATCAATGGAGTGCATAAAGACTATATTCATATCCAATACCAAGGCGGCGACACGCTGTACGTCCCGGTTGAGCAAATGGACCAAGTGCAAAAGTACGTCGGCTCGGAAGGAAAAGAGCCGAAAATTTATAAGCTCGGCGGTACGGAATGGAAAAAGGTCAAAAAGAAAGTGGAGTCGTCTGTCCAAGACATTGCCGAAGATTTGATCAAGCTGTACGCGGAGCGTGAAGCGAGCAAAGGATATGCGTTTTCCCCGGATACGGAAATGCAGCGTGAATTTGAAGCGGCGTTTCCGTACCAAGAAACAGAGGACCAGCTCCGGTCAATCCAAGAAATCAAGCGCGATATGGAAAGCGAAAAACCGATGGATCGCCTTCTTTGCGGTGACGTCGGCTACGGGAAAACGGAAGTGGCGCTGCGGGCGGCGTTTAAAGCGATTATGGACGGCAAACAAGTCGCCTTCCTCGTGCCGACGACGATTTTGGCCCAGCAACATTACGAAACGGTGCGCGAGCGGTTTCAAGGGTTTCCGATTAACGTCGGACTGCTCAACCGGTTCCGCACAAAAAAACAGCAAGCGGAGACGATTAAAGGGCTAAAGGATGGTACGATCGATATGGTCATCGGCACGCACCGGCTGTTATCGAAAGATGTGAAGTTTAAAGATTTAGGCTTGCTCATTATCGACGAAGAACAGCGGTTTGGCGTGGCGCATAAAGAAAAAATCAAACAGCTGCGGGCGAACATTGACGTTCTTACGTTGACGGCGACGCCCATTCCGCGCACATTGCATATGTCGATGATTGGCGTGCGCGATTTGTCCATTATCGAGACGCCGCCGGAAAACCGGTTCCCGGTGCAGACGTATGTGATGGAGTATACAACGGAACTTATTAAAGAGGCGATTGAACGCGAGCTCGCCCGCGATGGGCAAGTGTTTTTCCTTTATAACCATATCGAGGATATCGACTTAAAAGCCGAGGAAATCGCGCAGCTTGTTCCGGAGGCGCGCGTGACGTTTGCACACGGGCGGATGTCGGAGGCTGAGCTTGAGTCGACGATTTTAGCCTTTTTGGAGGGACAATATGATGTGCTCGTGACAACGACGATTATTGAGACGGGCGTTGACATTCCGAACGTCAATACGCTCATCGTGTATGACGCCGACCGGATGGGGCTATCGCAGCTGTACCAGCTGCGCGGGCGTGTCGGCCGTTCGAACCGCGTTGCCTATGCATATTTCACCTACCGGAAAGATAAAGTGTTGAATGAAACGGCGGAAAAACGGCTGCAAGCCATTAAGGAGTTCACCGAGCTTGGCTCCGGATTTAAAATTGCCATGCGTGACTTGTCGATCCGCGGCGCCGGCAATCTCCTTGGCGCCGAACAGCACGGCTTTATTGACTCGGTCGGGTTTGACTTATATTCACAAATGTTGAAAGAAGCGATTGAAAAACGGCGTGGTTTGAAACGAGAAGATGAGCGCCCGGAAGTAACCATCGATGTGGAAGTCGATGCCTATATTCCAGATGCATACATCTCCGACGGGCTGCAAAAAATCGAGATGTACAAGCGGTTTCAAGCAGTGGAAACGCTCGAAGACGTTGAAGCGCTGCGTGAGGAGATGGCCGACCGTTTTGGCGATTATCCGGATGAGGTGGCTTATTTGTTCCAAATTGCAGAAATTAAGGCGTTGGCGAAACAGCTCGGCGTTGAATCGATCAAGCAGCATAAACAACAAATTGACATGTTATTTGCTGAAGAGGCGTCGAAAACGGTGGAAATCCAACGCCTATCCGGCATCGGCCGCCAGCATGGCCGCCTGTTTGGATTCGGCATGGACGGGGCGAAGCTGAAAATTGTTCTGTATATTAAGCAGATGAAACCGCACGAATGGCTGATGATTTTGTACGAAACATTAAAGCAATTGTCCGGGATGAAAAACGAAAAATCGGTCATTGCGTAA